The genomic interval ATAAATTAGCGAAATAGCACCATACAGCTTTATCATGCTGGTAGAGCCTGAAAGAGAGGTGAAATATGATGCTGCAGCGTCAACTATTAGAAAGAATCCTATGGCAATTACCACCGATATTGTTCTACTTGAAGAAACCATGGAAATTGTAAATCCCCATAAAACAATAATCAACGATACGAGTATGAAAAATGTCAACTCTATGTATAGATCGACCGGAGAAATGAACATTCGCTTCACTATGATTTCCCCCACGCCTGGAAAATTCCTGTACGGATATATCGTAGAAGGGGACAAAACATAAGTCGTAAGACCATGATTCATCACCAAATATGTGAGAAACGTGACTACAAAAGACCAGATTGCAAGAACAACAACCAAAAAAAACTGCCACAATAGTTTTCCGAGTATCATCCTACTTTTATTTCTTCTGAATATAGCCATCATACCCCAAGTGCCTGTTTCCACCTCTTCAGAAATAGACAAAGATGGCATTATAAGAAAGACAAGAAAGAGTATAGATAAGCTATTTTGAATAAGCGGAGCCATTATGTATTGTGGAAGGAATCCTAACAAACCGTCATCATGAAGCTGCATGTAAGATATCACTGCAGTAAGGATACTGACGATTACAAATATACCCAAGAATACGGGAGATCTGAAGCTTGTTTTCGCCTCTTTACGTATTGTTGATAGTATTGGACTATTTTCCAGAGAGTTCATGATTGTAAACGTCCTCCAAGGTTTGCATTCTGACGGATTTAATTTTCAATCCGTGACTTACAAGATCGTTAATTATTTTATCAGCGGGATTATCTGAGACAATTTTTACTATTGGATGTTCGCTTAGGTCGTAGGTGTAATTCTGCGACTTAAGTACGTTCTCGATTTCTAATGGATCAGAGGCAAACTCGATAACATATGTATTAAAGCCTCGATCCTTCAAAATACTCTTAATTCGGCCATTCTCCAAAATTATAATCTGATCAAAGACCTTTTCCAGCTTATCGAAATTATGAGAACTTATGATGAAGGAATATCCTTTGTTTTTAAGTTCTGAAATAGTTTTTAAGATCTCTCGTGAGTATCCCAAGTCCAATCCTTCAAATGGTTCATCCATGAAAAAAATATCTGCGCCAGAAGAAAGTGCCATTGCAATATTAAGCTTCTTTTTCATGCCCTTTGAAAAATCTCTCGCAATAGAATTATTATCGGACAAGCCAACCATAGTTAACAGTTTGCTGTAATCATTAGTACCACCGGACATCTTAGAGTAAAATTCAATGTTTTCCTTTGCTGTAAGATAGCCGTAAACACACGCATTTTCTGGCACATATGCGATTTTTCCATTAATTGTCACGCTACCGGAATTCTTTTTGATGATTCCAAGCGTGCTCTTCAAGAGTGTGGTTTTACCAGCTCCGTTTGGACCAATAAGAGCAATGCACTTTCCCTTAGGTAGAACGTAAGATGCATCGTTTAGCACATTCTTCTTATCGATTAGACCGTAAATCTTACTGAGGCCTTTGACAACAATAGCGTTATCTGCTATAGCGTCAGACATTACGGACTACTCACCCCAGGTATGTTTATGAATGAAATATCTCCATTTGCCGTGACCCTAAAGGTAGTATTAGATGTGAATTTCATAAGCGCGAACCCTCCTTTTGTTGAACCTCCAAGAGCCGAGGGGATCATGTGGTAATAACCTGGATTCGAGACAACATTTAGGTGGAGTATATCAACTGGGTGGGAGCTCGAGATATTGAACGAGACATTTTCGTAAATATCGGAATAACTGGAATTCAAGGCACTCCTTAACGCTGAAATGGTAGTGCCATTGTATATATACAGCCAAAAATCACTGAAATCAAAGTAGGTAAGAAAATTCTTAGAATCTATCTTCGCGGAAACTCGAATACAAACTTCATGAGGAGAACTACTATTGTTTATAAAGGGAGATATCAAGACAGGTATATTATAATCCGAATGCTGACTCCTGTAATTTTCATAATAAGCAACAGATGCAAAGATTGCTATCGCAACTATTGCAATCGCTATTATAATTTTTTTTGTGTCTTTAGGATTCATTTCAAATTTCCGTGTTAATCTAAAGTAAAAACCGTTATATATAATTATGGCGTATAAGTCCAGGTACCACTGTCTACTGTAGCCTTATAGTTATTCCCCCAAAAACCAGTTTGGGCAAATAGGCCAGAAATGTAATAGCTAACTGCGTATTGATTTATTCCGTAATCTGATGTTGGTATAGTTGTAGCTGCAGAACCATTAAAACTAGCAGCATCCCTGGCACTGGATGGTTCATTGTCCGAAAATAGCCACTCAGCGTTACTTTGTGTCATCGAATTAGGTTCTTCCAAGAACATTGGAACCTTATATGTGTATATAACTGAATATCCCCCAGATATTGTTGCACCACAGAGCGTATCACCGAAGGAAAAGCTCTGCCCAACACTGACAGTCGTTGATGTACCTGATTGAATATCGTTACCTGGTTGAAAACCAGGTATTTGCCAATTAGTACTTGTGAACTCGGTCTCGCCTATATGTGGATTATAGTAACACCCTCCTGGGCTACGTAGCGCGATCTCTCCAGTCCATTTTCCAGAGGACTGTTCCTCGCCTGCAAGAAAATACCCATTCTTTGAAGTGACATAATCATAAGCAAGATATATCAAATGCCCTCCAGAAGTTTTGTAAGCATAAATGGCATCGTAGACGTAGCCCCATTCTCCTTTCACTTCACATGAGTAATGCCCTATGAGATGCGTTCCTGAGCTCAACGTTACAGCGGGTGAAAAAGAGGCATACGGACTGGCTAGCACATCTGCAGAGGCATTATTTGACTGGTTGATTTCACTAGCCAAAAATATATATGACACAAAAACAACCAATAATGCTATACCTAATGCGACAATTTTTTTGCCCATAAAAAGAAAATAGGTTGATATATATATATATATATCGGTCATTTGACTATTATATCTATACGGAAAAATATAAATATGGTTTTCTTACAAATGTACCACCTCAAAAGTTACTGAGTACAGAGAAGTAGTGGTTGCATATCAGATCGTTTGAGAGAAAGAATCGAATTTAGGTAGATCATTGGAAATGCAGGGTACATGTTAATAGGCAATGACCAACGTGATATTTTAAATTCGATTGAACAACTGAGCAAAATAACCTGCAAATCAACACTCAAATTTAGATCAAAATAGCATATTATGATTAAAACACACGAACTAGAATCGTATGTATTATGCACGGTCTTCTGAGCTTGCCAAATTATAAAAGTATAATAATTTACTAAGAAATTGTAGAATTGGCAAAGTGTGTGAAAATGAGGTATAAGTACGACTCATTCGTGAACATAATTATAAATGACCTCTCTATATGGGAGGAGTCTAATATCGACAACAGGTGAGAATAAATGGGAACATCAATTGCGATAATCGCTGATCCAAAAAACGGGAAAACATACAAGAAAGAGGTATCTCAGGAGAACTTGAACTCTCTTTCAGGAAGAAAGGCCGGAGACGAAATAGATGGCATATTCTTTGACCTTCCGGGATACAAACTTAAGATTACTGGAGGGACAACGAATGATGGTTTTCCGATCAGATCCGATCTGCAAACATCTGGAAGAAAGAGAATTCTCGTCTCATATACAAAGGGGAAGAAGGGAAAAAATGGTTACAGGAAACGAATCACGCTTCGAGGCGCTATCATCGGACCAGACATTTCGCAGCTAAATTTAAAAGTGCTGCAATACGGCCCTGCACCTCTTGAACCACCAGCAGAATCTGCTGAAAACTCGGAGAATAAAGAAGAGGAAAAGAAGGAGTGAAATGACCTCTCTTCCGCAGCCACTATTGAATATCGGCATGGTAGGCCATGTTGATCATGGCAAGAGTACACTTACGAAAGCCCTCACAGGAATAAAGACCGACATTCATTCCGAAGAAATCAAGAGAGGCATATCCATAAAGTTAGGATATGCCGATACGCCCATATACAAGTGCAGAAATGAGAATGGGGAATTCTATTCACGGGAAAAATCTGGAGACGACTATGAACTTGTGAAAGTTGTCTCTTTCGTTGATGCGCCGGGACATGAAACACTTATGGCGACGATGCTGTCTGGTGCCGCTATAATGAATGGTGCACTTTTAGTTATTGCAGCTAACGAGAAATGCCCACAACCACAGACAAGGGAACATTTGACTGCCCTTGAGATCATGGGCATAGAACATATCATTATAGTTCAAAACAAGATTGATCTGGTTACAAAAGAAAGAGCTCTTGAAAGCTATAACGAGATCAAAAATTTTGTGCGCGGAACAATCGTGGAATCAGCCCCTATCATTCCGGTGAGTGCATACCATAATACAAATATCGATACACTGCTTGAAGCTATTGCAACGATCATACCCCAACCATCGTACAACGTGAACTCTCCGGCAAAAATGTATGTTGCGAGATCTTTTGATGTTAATAAGCCGGGTGCTGCCCCGAAAGCTCTTGTTGGCGGAGTTATAGGAGGATCGATTGTTGACGGCATGCTCAAGGTTGATGAGCAAATAGAGATTGTTCCTGGAATGCAGCTGGCCAAAGGTGGCCGACAGATATGGGAAAATATCATAACAGATATTACCTCCCTGAGATGTGGAAAAGGCGAATATGATTCCCTGAAACCTGGCGGTCTTGCCGCCGTTGGAACCAAACTGGATCCATATCTTACTAAGGGAGATTCACTTACAGGAAGAATCGCTGGGCATCCGGGAAAAGTTCCAAAGATCGCGTTTGAAGTAACCATAGATGCACATATCCTTTCGAGAGTCGTAGGATTTCAGGAAGAACTCCCGATTGAACCGATAAAGAACAAAGAAAACCTCATGCTTACAGTCGGTACAGCAAATACTGTAGGAGTTGTGACAAACGTAAAAGACGAAAATGTAGAAATAAGCCTAAAATACCCAACGGCTCCTTTTGAAAACGAAAGGATTGCAATAGGAAGAAGGATTGCGAACAGATGGAGATTAATTGGCTACGGAAACGTCATAAGAGTTCCGTGAAGTGTGCTTTCCCGTAGTCGCAGCGCCCCCTGACAGGACATTCCTTGCAGATTGGTGTTTTTTTACAGTAATCCTTTGCCAAATACACTAGGGCCCCGTGAAAATTCTTTAAAGTTTTGACATCGTTTCCTATATCAACCATAACGTGACTTTTAACTGACTGTATGGTTGGAGTACTCTCGATACCTGTCCTTATGGAAATCCTTAGAGTATATTTGTCCACAACAAAATGAGGCCTTTCAAATACGTAGAGCAGAATTGAATCAAGAGTTTCCTGCCCAACACCTACCACCGATGAGAAAAAATCTATAAGCTCCGAATCTGAAAGATCATCCATCTTGTCAAGTCCCCCGAATTCGGAAACAATTCTTTTTGAAAGTTCATGGAGTCTCTTCGCCTTCTGATTGTAGAAACCGGAACTTCGTATAGCTTGAGAGAGCTTCTCCAGGGGGAGTGAAGCGATTGCAGTTAGGCTACATTTCCCAATACTTTTCAATTGATCAATGGATTTTTTAACATTATTCCAGGACGTGTTCTGCGTGAGTATAGTACCAATGACTATCTCGTCCCTGGTCTCAGCCGGCCACCAACCCGTGTCACCGTATCTCTTCTCGAGCTCCCTGTAAAGGATACGATAATTCATTTTATTTTCTTTCTGGATTCCGTGCCTATTTGGATTTCTTTGTTTTGCTGTCTGTTGCCTCGATGCCAATGATATCCTCCCTATATTATGCAACATGCTTATAAGATTTAGATCGATTACCAGTAATGAGCGAATTTGATGTTATCGTTGTTGGTGCAGGACCTGCTGGATCATCTGCGGCAATAAAGCTCGCTTCAGAGAAAATGAATGTTTTGCTGGTGGATCGCGCGGACCCGCCTGGATCGAAGAATATCTCGGGAGGCGTACTTTGGGGAAATGATCTCGAAAATATATTACCGGGTTGGAATAAAATGGCTCCGGTTGAGAGATACATAACCTCTAAAGGCGTTGGATTCCTAACCAAAGATTCAAGTATCGACGTAAATATAAAATCGAGGAAATTTTTGCAGGGCATTACAGGATACAGCGTTCTTCGGGTCAAATTCGATCAGTTC from Thermoplasmatales archaeon carries:
- a CDS encoding ABC transporter ATP-binding protein — protein: MSDAIADNAIVVKGLSKIYGLIDKKNVLNDASYVLPKGKCIALIGPNGAGKTTLLKSTLGIIKKNSGSVTINGKIAYVPENACVYGYLTAKENIEFYSKMSGGTNDYSKLLTMVGLSDNNSIARDFSKGMKKKLNIAMALSSGADIFFMDEPFEGLDLGYSREILKTISELKNKGYSFIISSHNFDKLEKVFDQIIILENGRIKSILKDRGFNTYVIEFASDPLEIENVLKSQNYTYDLSEHPIVKIVSDNPADKIINDLVSHGLKIKSVRMQTLEDVYNHELSGK
- a CDS encoding 30S ribosomal protein S6e gives rise to the protein MGTSIAIIADPKNGKTYKKEVSQENLNSLSGRKAGDEIDGIFFDLPGYKLKITGGTTNDGFPIRSDLQTSGRKRILVSYTKGKKGKNGYRKRITLRGAIIGPDISQLNLKVLQYGPAPLEPPAESAENSENKEEEKKE
- the eif2g gene encoding translation initiation factor IF-2 subunit gamma — translated: MTSLPQPLLNIGMVGHVDHGKSTLTKALTGIKTDIHSEEIKRGISIKLGYADTPIYKCRNENGEFYSREKSGDDYELVKVVSFVDAPGHETLMATMLSGAAIMNGALLVIAANEKCPQPQTREHLTALEIMGIEHIIIVQNKIDLVTKERALESYNEIKNFVRGTIVESAPIIPVSAYHNTNIDTLLEAIATIIPQPSYNVNSPAKMYVARSFDVNKPGAAPKALVGGVIGGSIVDGMLKVDEQIEIVPGMQLAKGGRQIWENIITDITSLRCGKGEYDSLKPGGLAAVGTKLDPYLTKGDSLTGRIAGHPGKVPKIAFEVTIDAHILSRVVGFQEELPIEPIKNKENLMLTVGTANTVGVVTNVKDENVEISLKYPTAPFENERIAIGRRIANRWRLIGYGNVIRVP
- a CDS encoding endonuclease III domain-containing protein, whose protein sequence is MASRQQTAKQRNPNRHGIQKENKMNYRILYRELEKRYGDTGWWPAETRDEIVIGTILTQNTSWNNVKKSIDQLKSIGKCSLTAIASLPLEKLSQAIRSSGFYNQKAKRLHELSKRIVSEFGGLDKMDDLSDSELIDFFSSVVGVGQETLDSILLYVFERPHFVVDKYTLRISIRTGIESTPTIQSVKSHVMVDIGNDVKTLKNFHGALVYLAKDYCKKTPICKECPVRGRCDYGKAHFTELL